AGTCGCCATTGAAGAAGAACCGTTTGATTCCAGGATATCGGATACTACACGTACTGTGTAAGCATACTCACTACCTGGCATCATCTGCTTCAGGGAACGCATAGCCAGGTTACCATGACCTACTTCACGACGGCCAGGACCACGCATTGGCTTTACTTCACCTGTAGAGAACGGAGGGAAGTTATAATGGAGGATAAATTTAGAATACTTGGAAGTAGCAGCGCTTTCGATCAGCAGCTCATCATCCGGAGTACCGAGGGTAACAGTAGTCAGTGACTGTGTTTCACCACGTGTAAACAGGGCAGAACCGTGAGGAGAAGGCAGGATATCAACTTCCATGTTCAGCGGACGAACCTGATCGAGGCTACGGCCATCGAGACGAACGCTTTCGTCCAGGATCATGTTACGGATCACCTCTTTTTCGAGGTCATGGAAATATCTGCCTACCAGTGCTGCATCTTCATCAGACAGTTCGCCGAGAGATTCTTTCAGTTCTTCACTGATCTTCTCAAAAGCATCACCACGCTCATGTTTGCCTGAACCGGACTTAGCTACTGCCAGGATACGGTCTTTAGCAAATGCAATGATCTTCGCTTTCAGTTCCTCATTTTCATAAGGAAGGGTATATTCACGTTTAGCAGTTATGCCAGCCAGGTCACGCAGTTGTTCCTGCGCTTTCACCTGAACACGGATTGCTTCGTGAGCGAATTCAATTGCTTTAATAATATCTTCCTCGCTACATTCCTTGCTCTCACCTTCCACCATCATGATGTTCTTTTCAGTAGCACCGATGATGAAGTCCATGTCAGCTTTTTCCAGCTGGGAACGGTTTGGATTTATAACTAATTGCCCTTCAATACGGGCAACCCTTACTTCAGAAATGATTTCCTGTACAGGTACATCAGATACTGCGAGTGCAGCAGATGCAGCCAGGCATGCCAGCGCATCAGGAACTACCTCAGTATCAGAAGATATCAGGGTAACCAATACCTGTACATCGCAAAAATAATTATCCGGGAACAAAGGGCGCAGTGCGCGGTCGATCAAACGTGATATTAAAACTTCGTAGTCGGATAATTTCCCTTCTCTCTTGAAAAAAGAACCAGGGATACGACCAGCAGAAGCAAATTTTTCCTGATAATCAACTGTTAGGGGAAAGAATGACTGTCCGGCTTTGGGTGTTTTGTTGGCTACAACAGTAGCTAAGAGGATACAATTTCCCAGACGAACCGTAACAGCACCATCAGCCTGGCGGGCTAACTTACCAGTCTCAAGAGTGACTATGCGGCCATCTCCTATATCGAAATTAACTGATTTAGGTGTCAGATTCATAATAAAGTGAAGATTAAAATGGTATACCTAAAAAAAAGCTATTCCCAACCTTATAAGTTGGGAATAGCGTTATAAAAAAGTTTCAGTTTTATTTTCTGAGACCTAACTTCTCAATCAGTGCGCGGTACCCTGTGAGGTTTGTTTTAGACAGGTAAGAGAGCAAACGCTTTCTCTGACCAACCATTTTCATTAAACCGCGGTGTGTAGAAAAGTCCTTTTTGTTTTCTTTCAGGTGACTGGAAATGCTGTTGATACGCTCAGTCAGCAGTGCAACTTGTGCTTCTACGGAGCCTGTATTTTTCTCGCTTCCACCAAATTCTTTAAAAATATTGGCTTTCTTTTCAACAGTTAAGTAAGACATCTTGTAATAAATAATAAAATGATAAAGGTTATTAGTCGCTATTTTTCCGGGGCAAAGGTAGAATAAAATTATTAATTAACCATCATAAGTAAAAATATTCCCTCCGGTGTAGAGGCTGTCGCCCCCCGGCTAGGAATTTTACACCCGGATTGTAAGCTGTTTCTTTTATACAAAGTTGACGGTGGCATGGTCAGACACACGCCCGTTCTCCGTTCTCAACACTCTTGACGGAAATTTCTGTAATAATATATAGTCATGCGTAGCCATCACTACTGCTGCCCCCTCTTCCCGGCTGATACGGAATAATAACTGCATAATGCCGTCGGATGTTTCAGGATCCAGGTTGCCGGTAGGCTCATCTGCCAGGATCAGCTTAGGCGAGTTCAGCATAGCACGGGCTATATCCACACGCTGCTGCTCGCCCCCACTCAGTTCGTAGGGCATTTTGAAGCCTTTGGTGGTCAGGCCCACCTTTTCCAGCACGTCGTCGATCTTTTCTTCCATCTTATTTTTGTCTTCCCAGCCAATGGCACGCAGCACAAATTTCAGGTTGTCATGCACATTTCTGTCCGTCAGCAGCTGGAAGTCCTGGAATACCACTCCCAGGTTACGACGCAGGTAAGGTACCTTTTTCCAGTCCATCTTTTTCAGATCAAACCCTACTACCTGCCCGGTGCCCTCTTTCAGGGCCAGGTCCCCGTACAGGGTTTTCAGCAGACTGGACTTGCCTGTTCCCGTCTTTCCTATCAGGTATACAAATTCACCCTTGTTCACCGTAATATTTACATCTGACAAGATCAGGGAATTACCCTGATATATATTGACGTTTGATAACTGTATAATCGGTTGTTCTGCGCTCATGTACTTTTGAAAATGGGTTTAGTATAACAAAAATAGCTAAATCCATGCTAGATTGTTAGAACTAATTTATTAGTTTACATTATAAATTAAGCGACATGTCGGGGATAAAAACATTGACCAAAGCAGAAGAACAGATTATGCAGGCCTTGTGGCAGATAGGACCTGCCTTTGTAAAAGACATTATTGAAACCCTTCCGGAGCCCAAACCACATTATAATACGATCAGTACCCTGGTGAAGATCCTGATTGATAAAGGGTTTGTGGATTTTAAGGCGTACGGGAAGTCTCATCAGTATTTTCCTTTGATCACCAAAGAAGCATATAGTCAGAATACGCTGCAGCAGATGGCGAAGGGTTACTTTGCGGGTTCTTTTAAAAATATGGTGTCTTTTTTTGTGAAAAAAAACGATCTCAGCATCTTAGAATTAGAATCTCTGCTGGAACAAATCAAAAAAGCTGAAAAAAAATGATGCTTCCGTATATCATTAAGGTATTGATCTGCTCAGGGGTGTTGTATGGATATTATGCAATCGCATTGAAGAATAGTACCCTGCATACATGGAATAGAATCTTTTTGCTGGTGGCGCCAATGGTTGCATTAGTGTTGCCGCTGATACAGTTTCCCTTTGTACAGCAGGGTATGATGATGAAGATGCTGGAGGTAAGGGCGTATGCTTCGGGGCCTGTTTCAACATCAGGCGATTCTTTTAATGTAGAGACATTATTATATACCTTATATATATTGGTAGGTAGTTTTTTGGGGGGCCGCATAGTTCTGAACTGGCGGAAACTACGGCGACTGGCTTTGCAGGGAGAAGTAAAAGAGGATTCGGGGTACAGGATGATCCGGCATGCGGCTGTGGAGTCTCCTTTTTCTTTCTTTAACCAGATCTTTTTGAATGATCGTTTGGAGGAACCTGTATTGCGACATGAACTGGCGCATGTACAGGGATATCATACCATAGATAAATTATGGATGGAGGTGGTTTGTGCGGTATGCTGGTGCAACCCTTTCTTTTATTTAATGAAGAGAGAGCTGGCGATGGTGCATGAGTTCATTGCAGATAAGGCAGCTGCTTCGGATATGCAGGCCGACTATGCAAAGCTGTTGTTGCAAACAGCCTTGCAGACATCTTCCCTCCCAGGGGTGAATACGTTTGGACAATCGCCGGTGAAGAGAAGGATCACGATGTTGCTTGCAGATAAGACGAATTACATATTTATAAAGAAGACTTTTATTATCCCTATAGCTATTGTTTTATTGCTGATTATGGGTAGTCAGCGACCCACCATGGCAGTAACCAGCCCTGCTGCCATGGACGAGGTATTTACTTTTGTGGAGCATCCACCGGTGTATAAGGGTGGTGAGGGGGAGCTGGCGAAATACCTGTCGCAGCATATTCATTATCCTAAGGAGGCGCAGAAAGCTGGTGTAAAGGGAACGGTGTTTGTGCAGTTTGTAGTGGGAGCGGATGGAGCGATACATGATGTAAAGACGGTGGGGAAGCAGCATGGATATGGGTTGGAGGAAGAGAGTATCAGGGTGGTGAAGGCGATGCCGAAATGGGAGGCAGGGGCACAGGGGGGGAAGAAGGTGAGTGTCGTGTTTAATTTGCCGATCAGGTATGAGGTGGAAATATGATTCGTACTTCCTAAGCGTAAAAAATAATTATTTTCTTTAGTTTGCCGCCACTATGCGACACATCATACCTCTATTATTTCTGTATCTGAGCACAATTTCTATCAACACCTTTGCCCAATCCCCCGTCACAGATTCGACCGGAACGGTCTATTATAAAGTAGACGTGCCTCCGGAATTTCCGGGTGGCGATAATAGGTTAGTGAAGTACTTAAAAAAGAACTTTCAATACCCACAGGAAGCACTGGAATCTGGTATAGAAGGCACTGTCACTGTTCTGTTTACGATCAATGGCGAAGGAGGAATTGAAAATGTAAGTACGATAAGTCCTAAGTTGGGTGGACATTTGGAGATGGAGGCTATCAGGCTGGTCAGGTCTATGCCTAAGTGGAAACCTGCAATGAAAAATGGGAAGGGTGTTCCGGCGCAATGTAATATTCCAATTGAATTCAGCCTGAAGGAATACTATTCTAATAAGAAGAAGAAAGTATACCCGATGTTTTAGATAAAAGTATATTCAATTTTCTATAAAAAAGGGGCTGATCACAATCAGCCCCTTTTTTATATTACTTGAGAAAACACGCTTGTATTTAGTGAACGCTCTTTCATTTTAGTGATAAATAAACTCACCCTTTTCGCTCCTCACTGTCACCTGCTTTTTCTCTGCCGCCTCTACCCTTCCTACTATCTTCGCTTCTATATTAAAGCCCTCACTAATCTTAATAATATCCGCTGCTATTGCCTCAGGTACATACAATTCCATTCTATGTCCCATATTAAACACCTGGTACATCTCCTTCCATCCTGTACCTGATTGCTCCTGTATCAGACTAAATAACGGTGGAATCGGGAACAGGTTATCCTTCATCACATGCACGTTGTCAACAAAGTGCAACACTTTCGTTTGCGCACCACCACTACAGTGTACCAAACCATGTATCTGTGCACGATATCCTTCCAGCACTTTCTTAATCACCGGTGCATAGGTACGGGTTGGAGACAATACCAGTTTACCCGCATCAATACTACCAAAACCCGGTACCTCTACCTTATCTGTCAGGGCTTTTTTACCACTGAATATCAGGTCATAGGGAATGCCCGGATCATAGCTCTCCGGATATTTCTCCGCTATCGTTTTATTAAATACATCATGACGGGCAGAAGTCAGACCATTGCTACCCATACCGCCATTGTAAGCCGTTTCGTAAGAAGCCTGACCATAAGAAGCCAATCCCACAATCACATCACCCGCCTGAATGGTATGATTGGAAATCACGTCTTCTCTCTTCATTCTGCAGGTCACGGTAGAATCCACGATGATGGTCCGTACCAGATCTCCTACATCCGCAGTTTCACCACCTGTAGAGAAAATGGAGATACCATACCCTCTCAGTTCTTCCAGGATTTCTTCCGTACCATTGATAATGGCTGCAATCACCTCACCAGGTATCAGTCCTTTATTACGTCCAATGGTAGAAGACAGGAGGATATTTTCAGTTGCACCTACGCACAGCAGGTCATCAATATTCATGATGATAGCATCCTGTGCAATACCTCTCCATACAGAAAGGTCACCTGTTTCTTTCCAGTAAGTATAAGCCAGAGAAGATTTGGTACCAGCACCATCGGCATGCATGATATTGCAGTAATCTGCCTGTCCACCGAGAATATCGGGTACAATTTTGCAGAACGCTTTTGGAAACAGGCCTTTGTCAATGTTCTTTATCGCATTGTGCACGTCTTCTTTTCCAGCTGAAACACCGCGCTGGGCGTAGATATTCTGATCCACCAGTTAATTTTAATGTGATTAATCAAAGTGCAAAAGTAACGGATTCCCCCTTCCCGCGCAAACCCTTCACTTTCAAAAAGGCCGCAGGAGCAGGAGGAATAATCAAAACAGGCGGGAGGAATAATCAAAATGCACCGCCCCCTTTCAATCATTTATATCGAAATGTTGTAATTTGCATAGATATTTATATCGAAGGCGTATTATGCTCATACACAGGGACCTTACCCAATTGCCAGCTTTTAAGCGGGCAGTTATTACCATCGGAACATTTGACGGCGTTCATACCGGACACCGCCACATCATCCGGCAATTACAACAGGCTGCCACTGCCTGCGATGGTGAGACAGTGATCGTCACCTTCGATCCTCATCCAAGGGAGGTGCTGCAACCGGGGAGTAATCTTGTCCGGCTCCTGACCACATTAGATGAAAAGATTGCTTTACTGTCGGCACAGGGGATTGATCACCTGGTGATTGTTCCTTTTACCCGCGAGTTTTCTGAGCTCTCGGCACAGGCTTACCTTGAGGATTTTCTGATAGAAAGATTCAAACCACATACGATTATCATTGGTTACGACCACCGGTTCGGGCATAACCGCGAAGGTGGGCTGGAATTGCTGGAAGCGGAACAGACCCAGTATGGATTTAGTTTGATTGAGATTCCGCAGCAGATTGTGCATGATCTGACAGTAAGTTCTACCAAAATCAGGAAGAGTTTGCAGGAAGGGAATGTGCATCTGGCAAATGAATTGCTTGGTTATCAGTATTTTCTGGAAGGAACGGTGGTGCATGGAGATAAGATGGGCAGGAAATTAGGGTATCCGACGGCGAATATCCTATTACCAGATCAGCGGAAGCTGATACCTGCTCAGGGCATTTATGCGATCCGGGTACATGTGAAGGATCAATCTCTTAATGGGGTGATGAGTATTGGAACAAGACCAACTTTTAATGGGAGTGATTTGCGCCTGGAGTCACATATATTTGATTTTAAGGGGGATTTGTATGATCAGGTGATTAAGGTAGAGATGGTGAATTATATCAGGGCGAATCAGAAGTTTGATAATGTGGAAGCGCTGATAGCGCAAATGGATAAAGATAGTGCCGAGGCGAAAGCATTGTTAAGATAAAAATTACAGAATCAAAACGCTTTTACCTTCGGTAAAAGCGTTTTGATTCTGGGCCTGGCCTGCGGCCGGCTTAATGCTGAATGCAGCTTAATTCATTATTTTATACGCCAGTTCTTTCATCAATTCTCCATCCTCTACCCCACTGTCGTTGATACCGATGCTCCTTAGATTATAATGGTGTAAAAGCAATATCGCCTTCTCCGTTCCCTCTACCCCATATTGCCTTGCCGCCGCCATATAATCCTTTACAAAAAACGGATGTACGCCCAGCGCCGCTGCAATCTCCTTCTCCCCTCCTTTCACACCAAAGAGCTGGCTCATCTTACTAAAGAAATTATACAATGCCGGCAATACCATTTGTATAGGCCCTGCCTTCGGATTGGCGGCAAAGTATTGGATAATACGCATCACCTTACCCATATCCTTCTGGCCGATTGCATTCTGCAATTCAAATACATTGTATTCCTTACTGATGCCTACATACTTCTCAATATCATTCTCATCAATCTTCTTTTCAGGCGCCAGGTTCACCAGCAGTTTTTCAATCTCATTCGCCATGCGCGACAGGTCATTACCAATATGATCTACCAGCAGAATACCTGCTTTCTGAGAGATGGCTCTGCCCAATCCATTCACATATGCATCTACCCAACCCGGCAACTGGTTATCATACATCTTCTTGGTACTGAGTAGTACCCCTCTGTCTTTTATCAGTTTTGCCATCTTACTGCGCCCATCGATCTTACCCTGTTTATGTGCCACCACAAAAATGGTGGAATCCAGTGGTTTATCGATATACGCCTCCAGTTTCAGGATATCCTTCATGGCCTGCGCCTCTTTCAGCACCACTACCTGCCTTTCGGCAAACATAGGGTACCGTCTGCAGGCATTGACCACTGCACTCCAGGAGGTCTCCTTACCATATAAAACAGTAAGGTTGAATCCCTTCTCTGATTCATCCAGCAGGTGATGCTCCGCATAGTTGGTCACCTGATCGATAAAGAAGTCTTCATCTCCTTCCAGCCAGTATAACGACTTGAATTTCTTTTGTTTCCAGTCTTTTATTATATCCTGATAATCCATTCCCTAAATTATTTAATATATACGACATCCCCATCTTCCATCAGGGGCACTCCCTTGAACCGCATCAGGAGCTGACCTACCGCTACCACGTCTTTCTGACAATAGGTAACGATCCTTTCCAGTCCATTGGCTTCTTCATAATATACTTTTGCCACCATACTTCCATCGATATCATCTTTGGGCGTCGGTATACCAAGTATTGCTGTTAATAACTTCAGGGAAGTATAGTTTTTAAAGTCGCCAAACCGCCATAACTGCATCGTATCCAACATAGGTACTTCCCAGGGTTTGAGGTTATGCAGTTGTAAAGCAGGTGGCAAAGATAACTGATGGATCACAGACCGCCTGCAAATAAAAGGAATATCAAATTCTTTGATGTTGTGACCTGCAAACTGGAATTTGGGATTTTTTATATAGAACTTATTTACCAATTCTAAAAAACTACTTAATAAAACCTTTTCATCGTCATGATAAATTGATTTGATACGTAATTGATAACGACCATTTTCTACGGTAAAAAATCCAACAGAAATACACACGATTTTTCCAAATTCGGCATAGATCCCCGCCCGGTCAGCGTATAGGTCTTCCCCCCCGGCTGAATCTGGCGCAGTTTTTGCGATTTTGTCAAGCCAAAGCGATTGCATGTTTTCCGGAAGACAGTCAAAAGCCTTAACAGCAGGTGTTGTCTCGATGTCGAGCAGCAGTAATTGATCTAATGCGATATTCGGTAACACGGTTGAAAAACAGTTTATAAATTTTTATAATTAAAGTATATTTAACGCTTACATTTGTATAATCAGTTTTAACCATATAACAATTAAACTTAAATAAATAATAACGACTATGACTGAGAACACATTTAACAAACCTGCTTCGGGCTCTCCCGGATCTGAAAAACCAAGAAGCCGTAATGGACTGATATATGGTATTTTAATTGCAGCACTGGCCGGTACCTGGATTTACATGCTGTATGACAAAAATAAATCCAGCGAAATTCAAACGCAACAAACTGCGCAGATTGATTCCATTTCTTCTTCACGGGATGCACTCCAGCAGGAATATAATGCAGCCAACGCTCGTCTCGATGACCTGATCTCCCAGAACACCCGTATGGATAGTCTGGTGAAAACAAAAGATAAGGAAATTGCAGACATGAAATCGAGAATCAATAGCATTTTGACCAACAAAAATGCTACCCAGGCTCAGCTGGCTGAAGCTCGTCGTCTGATCGAACAACTGAAAGGAAATATCAGTTCTTATCAGGAAACGATCGAAAAACTGGAAGGTGAGAAACTGGTACTTACCGATGAACGTAATACTGCACGTAAAGAAAGAGACTCTGTAGGTTCTATCAAAGATAGCCTGAACAAGAAAGTAAATCTTGGTTCCGTATTACACGCTTCAAACATTCATTTACAGCCAATTATGCTGAAAAAGAATGGTAAAGAAGTAGAAACATCCAAGGCAAAACGCGCTGATATGATGCGTGTGACCTTTGACCTGGATGAGAACAGAATTGCTCCAACCGGTAACAAAGAACTGTATGTTGCTATCTCCGCTCCTGATGGTACACCACTGGCTGTTGAAGCCCTTGGCTCAGGCAGATTTACACTGGACGATGGTACAGAAAAACTGTATACTGCAAAGAAAACTGTAGCCTATACCCTGGGTCAGAAACAGACCGTGGTAATGGACTGGAAACAAAACTCCGATTTCAAACCTGGTGATTACAGTGTTGAAATCTACCATGATGGTTACAAAATCGGTCAGGGTAAAGTAACGCTGAAGAAAGGCGGACTGTTCTAGTAGTTTTCTTCTATATATTATTAAATGGGTCCCGGTGTCTTATGATGCCGGGACTTTTTATTTAAGAAAAAGATAGCACTCCTTTCCAAGTTAACACAACAATCATTTTGTTAATGATTAGTTATTTGGAAAAAGACATATATAAAATTCTAATTAATTCCCCCATCTT
This Chitinophaga sancti DNA region includes the following protein-coding sequences:
- a CDS encoding polyribonucleotide nucleotidyltransferase, which encodes MNLTPKSVNFDIGDGRIVTLETGKLARQADGAVTVRLGNCILLATVVANKTPKAGQSFFPLTVDYQEKFASAGRIPGSFFKREGKLSDYEVLISRLIDRALRPLFPDNYFCDVQVLVTLISSDTEVVPDALACLAASAALAVSDVPVQEIISEVRVARIEGQLVINPNRSQLEKADMDFIIGATEKNIMMVEGESKECSEEDIIKAIEFAHEAIRVQVKAQEQLRDLAGITAKREYTLPYENEELKAKIIAFAKDRILAVAKSGSGKHERGDAFEKISEELKESLGELSDEDAALVGRYFHDLEKEVIRNMILDESVRLDGRSLDQVRPLNMEVDILPSPHGSALFTRGETQSLTTVTLGTPDDELLIESAATSKYSKFILHYNFPPFSTGEVKPMRGPGRREVGHGNLAMRSLKQMMPGSEYAYTVRVVSDILESNGSSSMATVCAGSLALMDAGVPLPKHVSGVAMGLISRASDGKWAVLTDILGDEDHLGDMDFKVTGTRDGICGIQMDIKVDGLSMDVMRKALEQARKGRLHIIDAMYGCLEGARPEPKPHAPRMEKLIIDREFIGAVIGPGGKVIQEIQRETGTTINIEEVGETGEVSIFSAQKEGLEKALTWIKGIVAVPEIGEVYESTVKSVMPYGAFVEFLPGKQGLLHISEVSWKRLENMEGVLTEGEKVKVKLVGTDPKTGKFKLSRRILMPKPEGYVERPEGDRPERSDRGDRGDRRDGGDRGGRGGDRGGFRNDRGGDRGGDRGGNRGGGDRGGFRGDRDGGDRGQRPQQDPPISSQADEPMEPMFDE
- the rpsO gene encoding 30S ribosomal protein S15, with protein sequence MSYLTVEKKANIFKEFGGSEKNTGSVEAQVALLTERINSISSHLKENKKDFSTHRGLMKMVGQRKRLLSYLSKTNLTGYRALIEKLGLRK
- a CDS encoding cell division ATP-binding protein FtsE yields the protein MSAEQPIIQLSNVNIYQGNSLILSDVNITVNKGEFVYLIGKTGTGKSSLLKTLYGDLALKEGTGQVVGFDLKKMDWKKVPYLRRNLGVVFQDFQLLTDRNVHDNLKFVLRAIGWEDKNKMEEKIDDVLEKVGLTTKGFKMPYELSGGEQQRVDIARAMLNSPKLILADEPTGNLDPETSDGIMQLLFRISREEGAAVVMATHDYILLQKFPSRVLRTENGRVSDHATVNFV
- a CDS encoding BlaI/MecI/CopY family transcriptional regulator; the encoded protein is MSGIKTLTKAEEQIMQALWQIGPAFVKDIIETLPEPKPHYNTISTLVKILIDKGFVDFKAYGKSHQYFPLITKEAYSQNTLQQMAKGYFAGSFKNMVSFFVKKNDLSILELESLLEQIKKAEKK
- a CDS encoding M56 family metallopeptidase, translating into MMLPYIIKVLICSGVLYGYYAIALKNSTLHTWNRIFLLVAPMVALVLPLIQFPFVQQGMMMKMLEVRAYASGPVSTSGDSFNVETLLYTLYILVGSFLGGRIVLNWRKLRRLALQGEVKEDSGYRMIRHAAVESPFSFFNQIFLNDRLEEPVLRHELAHVQGYHTIDKLWMEVVCAVCWCNPFFYLMKRELAMVHEFIADKAAASDMQADYAKLLLQTALQTSSLPGVNTFGQSPVKRRITMLLADKTNYIFIKKTFIIPIAIVLLLIMGSQRPTMAVTSPAAMDEVFTFVEHPPVYKGGEGELAKYLSQHIHYPKEAQKAGVKGTVFVQFVVGADGAIHDVKTVGKQHGYGLEEESIRVVKAMPKWEAGAQGGKKVSVVFNLPIRYEVEI
- a CDS encoding energy transducer TonB; protein product: MRHIIPLLFLYLSTISINTFAQSPVTDSTGTVYYKVDVPPEFPGGDNRLVKYLKKNFQYPQEALESGIEGTVTVLFTINGEGGIENVSTISPKLGGHLEMEAIRLVRSMPKWKPAMKNGKGVPAQCNIPIEFSLKEYYSNKKKKVYPMF
- a CDS encoding AIR synthase related protein, whose protein sequence is MDQNIYAQRGVSAGKEDVHNAIKNIDKGLFPKAFCKIVPDILGGQADYCNIMHADGAGTKSSLAYTYWKETGDLSVWRGIAQDAIIMNIDDLLCVGATENILLSSTIGRNKGLIPGEVIAAIINGTEEILEELRGYGISIFSTGGETADVGDLVRTIIVDSTVTCRMKREDVISNHTIQAGDVIVGLASYGQASYETAYNGGMGSNGLTSARHDVFNKTIAEKYPESYDPGIPYDLIFSGKKALTDKVEVPGFGSIDAGKLVLSPTRTYAPVIKKVLEGYRAQIHGLVHCSGGAQTKVLHFVDNVHVMKDNLFPIPPLFSLIQEQSGTGWKEMYQVFNMGHRMELYVPEAIAADIIKISEGFNIEAKIVGRVEAAEKKQVTVRSEKGEFIYH
- a CDS encoding bifunctional riboflavin kinase/FAD synthetase — encoded protein: MLIHRDLTQLPAFKRAVITIGTFDGVHTGHRHIIRQLQQAATACDGETVIVTFDPHPREVLQPGSNLVRLLTTLDEKIALLSAQGIDHLVIVPFTREFSELSAQAYLEDFLIERFKPHTIIIGYDHRFGHNREGGLELLEAEQTQYGFSLIEIPQQIVHDLTVSSTKIRKSLQEGNVHLANELLGYQYFLEGTVVHGDKMGRKLGYPTANILLPDQRKLIPAQGIYAIRVHVKDQSLNGVMSIGTRPTFNGSDLRLESHIFDFKGDLYDQVIKVEMVNYIRANQKFDNVEALIAQMDKDSAEAKALLR
- the holA gene encoding DNA polymerase III subunit delta, with protein sequence MDYQDIIKDWKQKKFKSLYWLEGDEDFFIDQVTNYAEHHLLDESEKGFNLTVLYGKETSWSAVVNACRRYPMFAERQVVVLKEAQAMKDILKLEAYIDKPLDSTIFVVAHKQGKIDGRSKMAKLIKDRGVLLSTKKMYDNQLPGWVDAYVNGLGRAISQKAGILLVDHIGNDLSRMANEIEKLLVNLAPEKKIDENDIEKYVGISKEYNVFELQNAIGQKDMGKVMRIIQYFAANPKAGPIQMVLPALYNFFSKMSQLFGVKGGEKEIAAALGVHPFFVKDYMAAARQYGVEGTEKAILLLHHYNLRSIGINDSGVEDGELMKELAYKIMN
- a CDS encoding ribonuclease H-like domain-containing protein, with protein sequence MLPNIALDQLLLLDIETTPAVKAFDCLPENMQSLWLDKIAKTAPDSAGGEDLYADRAGIYAEFGKIVCISVGFFTVENGRYQLRIKSIYHDDEKVLLSSFLELVNKFYIKNPKFQFAGHNIKEFDIPFICRRSVIHQLSLPPALQLHNLKPWEVPMLDTMQLWRFGDFKNYTSLKLLTAILGIPTPKDDIDGSMVAKVYYEEANGLERIVTYCQKDVVAVGQLLMRFKGVPLMEDGDVVYIK